A genomic window from Bradyrhizobium lupini includes:
- a CDS encoding extracellular solute-binding protein: MAQLSRRHVLALGAGGAFSAAWLRGATASEMPAEAHGMSAFGDLKYPADFHHFDYVNVDAPKGGTFSLIPSVRAYNQSYQTFNSLNAFILKGDGAQGMDMTFAPLMVRANDEPDGMYGLAAKSVNISADRLVYRFTMRPEAKFHDGTKLTAHDAAFSLTSLKAKGHPLIIVQMRDMVSAEAVDDATLVVTFAKGRARDVPLYVASLPIFSKAYYASRAFDETSLDIPLGSGPYKVGKFEVNRYIEYERVKDWWAADLPPCRGSYNFDVVRYEFYRDRDVAFEGFTGKNYLYREEFTARIWATRYDFPAVKEGRVKMEVVPDDTPSGAQGWFINTRREKFRDPRVREALIDAFDFEWTNKTIMYGAYARTVSPFQNSDLMASDGPPPPEELKLLEPFRGQVPDEVFAAPFTPPVSDGSGQDRSLLRRAQRLLSEAGLPIKDGKRMLPNGEIFRIEFLLDEPSFQPHHGPYIKNLATLGIEASVRLVDAVQYKVRQEDFDFDMTTQRFSMSATPGDAMRSFFSSQVAATKGSYNLAGVANPAIDAMIEKIMAADSREELTVACRAFDRLFRAGRYWVPHWFNKTHRLAYWDQFGHPQKPPRYANGVGAPDIWWYDGGKAARLEQAKQP, encoded by the coding sequence ATGGCGCAGCTTTCACGCCGGCATGTGCTGGCCTTGGGTGCCGGTGGCGCGTTCAGCGCCGCCTGGCTCCGGGGCGCGACAGCGTCCGAGATGCCTGCAGAGGCCCACGGCATGTCGGCCTTCGGCGACCTCAAATATCCCGCCGACTTCCATCACTTCGACTACGTCAATGTCGACGCGCCGAAGGGCGGCACCTTCTCGCTTATCCCGTCGGTGCGCGCGTACAACCAGTCCTACCAGACCTTCAACTCGCTCAATGCCTTCATCCTCAAAGGCGATGGCGCGCAGGGCATGGACATGACTTTTGCGCCGCTGATGGTGCGAGCCAATGACGAACCGGACGGGATGTACGGGCTTGCCGCCAAGTCTGTAAATATATCGGCAGACAGGCTGGTCTATCGCTTCACCATGCGGCCAGAGGCGAAATTCCATGACGGCACCAAGCTTACCGCTCACGACGCGGCGTTTTCGCTGACGTCGCTGAAGGCCAAGGGGCATCCGCTGATCATCGTGCAGATGCGCGACATGGTCAGCGCGGAAGCCGTTGACGATGCGACGCTGGTCGTCACCTTTGCCAAGGGACGCGCGCGTGACGTGCCGCTCTATGTGGCGAGTCTGCCGATCTTCTCGAAAGCATATTATGCCTCTCGCGCTTTCGACGAAACATCGCTCGATATCCCGTTGGGCTCGGGCCCGTACAAGGTCGGCAAGTTCGAGGTCAACCGCTACATCGAATACGAACGCGTCAAGGATTGGTGGGCTGCCGACCTGCCCCCCTGTCGTGGCAGCTACAATTTCGACGTCGTGCGCTACGAATTCTACCGCGACCGCGATGTCGCTTTTGAAGGTTTCACCGGCAAGAACTATCTCTACCGCGAAGAGTTCACCGCTCGTATCTGGGCGACCCGCTATGACTTCCCCGCGGTCAAGGAGGGTCGCGTCAAGATGGAGGTCGTGCCCGACGACACGCCGTCCGGCGCGCAAGGATGGTTCATCAACACGCGGCGCGAAAAATTCAGGGATCCTCGCGTGCGTGAGGCACTGATCGACGCCTTCGACTTCGAGTGGACCAACAAGACCATCATGTACGGTGCTTATGCCCGCACGGTATCGCCATTTCAGAACTCGGACCTCATGGCGAGCGATGGGCCTCCGCCGCCGGAAGAGCTGAAGCTGCTGGAGCCGTTTCGCGGCCAGGTTCCGGACGAGGTGTTCGCCGCACCGTTCACGCCGCCCGTCTCCGACGGCTCCGGGCAGGATCGCAGCCTGTTGCGCAGGGCGCAGCGATTGCTGAGCGAGGCCGGCCTGCCGATCAAGGACGGCAAGAGGATGCTGCCGAACGGCGAGATCTTCAGGATCGAATTTCTGTTGGACGAGCCTTCGTTCCAGCCGCACCATGGGCCCTACATCAAGAATCTCGCGACGCTTGGCATCGAAGCGAGCGTGCGCCTCGTCGACGCCGTGCAATACAAGGTACGCCAGGAAGATTTCGACTTCGATATGACGACCCAGCGCTTCAGCATGTCGGCAACGCCGGGCGACGCCATGCGCTCGTTCTTCTCGTCGCAGGTCGCGGCAACGAAGGGCTCGTACAATCTTGCGGGCGTCGCCAATCCGGCCATCGATGCCATGATCGAGAAGATCATGGCGGCCGACAGCCGCGAGGAATTGACCGTCGCCTGCCGCGCCTTCGATCGCCTGTTCCGCGCCGGCCGTTATTGGGTGCCGCACTGGTTCAACAAGACGCACCGGCTTGCTTATTGGGACCAATTCGGTCATCCGCAGAAGCCGCCGCGTTATGCCAACGGCGTCGGCGCTCCCGACATCTGGTGGTACGATGGCGGCAAGGCCGCCAGGCTCGAGCAGGCGAAGCAGCCATGA
- a CDS encoding 3-deoxy-manno-octulosonate cytidylyltransferase, which produces MIDPRILVLIPARMAATRLPGKPLADIAGQPMIVHVMRRAEAAGIGRVAVATDTAEIASVVTAHGGEAVMTRPEHPSGSDRIHEAMQKLDPDGKAEIVVNLQGDFPTITIDNIREVLPPLQDPAVDIATLASQIHTEEEDLAPSVVKAIGTSLGGRRMRALYFTRATAPTGDGPRYHHIGLYAYRRAALERYVRLPPSPLELQEKLEQLRALEAGMRIDFTIVDTVPRGVDTPADLETARSILSKS; this is translated from the coding sequence ATGATCGATCCCCGCATCCTGGTGCTGATTCCGGCCCGCATGGCCGCCACCCGCCTGCCCGGCAAGCCGCTAGCCGATATCGCGGGGCAGCCGATGATCGTGCACGTGATGCGCCGTGCCGAAGCGGCCGGGATAGGCCGGGTCGCGGTCGCAACCGACACCGCGGAGATCGCATCCGTCGTGACCGCCCATGGTGGCGAGGCCGTGATGACCCGCCCGGAGCATCCGTCCGGCTCCGACCGCATCCACGAGGCCATGCAGAAGCTCGATCCGGACGGCAAAGCCGAGATCGTGGTCAATCTGCAGGGCGATTTCCCGACCATCACGATCGACAACATCCGCGAGGTGTTGCCGCCGCTGCAAGACCCCGCCGTGGATATCGCAACGCTGGCGTCGCAGATCCACACCGAGGAGGAGGACCTCGCGCCGAGCGTCGTGAAGGCGATCGGAACCTCGCTCGGCGGCAGACGCATGCGCGCACTTTATTTCACCCGCGCAACCGCGCCGACCGGCGACGGACCGCGCTACCACCATATCGGTCTCTATGCCTATCGCCGTGCCGCGCTGGAGCGCTACGTCCGGCTTCCGCCGTCGCCGCTGGAATTGCAGGAGAAGCTCGAGCAGCTCCGGGCGCTCGAGGCCGGAATGCGCATCGACTTCACCATTGTCGATACCGTGCCCCGCGGGGTCGACACGCCGGCGGACCTGGAAACCGCCCGCAGCATCCTTTCCAAATCCTGA
- a CDS encoding C40 family peptidase encodes MRDPEHDLSHDPSHDPRYDPRLTPSRGDIAAKYLESKVQADRFVTGEEFEIIEAIAPVREQPSSNAMLMTQALRGEGVTVYDRNGEGWAWGQLSGDGYVGWLPDAALMKPAAAPTHMVSALRTFAFPGPSIKLPPADTLVMGSKIAVAREDGSFAVTRDGHYLPKAHLAPLGHCEPDFVAVAERFVGTPYLWGGKSSLGVDCSGLVQMSLTSAGIGCPRDSDMQQAGLGRALEPHEQSSLLRGDLIFWKGHVAIVRDGSTMVHANAHHMATVIEPIEPAIARIKQAGSEVAAIKRL; translated from the coding sequence ATGCGTGATCCAGAACACGATCTAAGCCACGATCCAAGTCACGATCCAAGATACGATCCAAGGCTGACACCGTCGCGCGGCGACATCGCCGCGAAATACCTCGAAAGCAAGGTGCAGGCGGATCGTTTCGTCACGGGCGAGGAATTCGAGATCATCGAGGCGATCGCGCCCGTGCGCGAGCAGCCGTCGTCGAACGCGATGCTAATGACACAAGCGTTGCGCGGCGAGGGCGTCACGGTTTACGACCGCAACGGCGAAGGCTGGGCATGGGGTCAACTTTCAGGTGACGGCTATGTCGGCTGGCTGCCGGACGCAGCGCTCATGAAGCCCGCGGCCGCGCCGACCCATATGGTCAGTGCTTTACGAACCTTTGCCTTCCCCGGTCCCTCGATCAAGCTGCCGCCAGCAGACACGCTGGTGATGGGATCGAAGATCGCGGTTGCACGCGAGGACGGCAGCTTCGCCGTGACACGCGACGGACACTATCTGCCGAAGGCCCATCTCGCCCCGCTTGGTCATTGCGAGCCGGATTTCGTCGCAGTCGCCGAGCGTTTCGTCGGCACGCCCTATCTCTGGGGTGGCAAGAGCAGCCTTGGCGTCGATTGCTCCGGCCTGGTCCAGATGTCGCTGACATCGGCGGGCATCGGCTGCCCGCGCGACAGCGACATGCAGCAGGCCGGCCTCGGCCGCGCGCTGGAGCCCCATGAGCAAAGCAGCTTGCTGCGCGGCGATCTCATTTTCTGGAAAGGTCATGTCGCCATCGTCCGCGATGGCAGCACCATGGTTCACGCCAATGCGCATCACATGGCAACGGTGATCGAGCCGATCGAGCCGGCAATCGCAAGGATCAAGCAAGCCGGCAGCGAGGTCGCCGCGATCAAGCGGCTCTGA
- a CDS encoding LLM class flavin-dependent oxidoreductase — protein MIPLSVLDLSVVTTGTKPAAALRNSIDLARHVDGLGYVRYWLAEHHNLASVASPAPDVMIGQIAAVTKHIRVGSGGVMLPNHAPLVVAERFKMLEALFPGRIDLGLGRAPGTDGATAYALRSRLDRREGDDFLERLHELILWQTREFPSGHPYHNVVAMPDDTPLPPIWLLGSSDYSSELAAQIGMGFAFAHHFASHDAIDAMVYYRNRFQPSAWSASPRAILAVAVIAADTDDEAEKLAASFDLNRLRRDRGQYLPLPSVEEALAYPYTDSERASMRRNRSRLFVGSRATVQKTLQPLIDASKPDELMVITAVYDHEARKKSYSLLAEAFGLKAVG, from the coding sequence ATGATCCCGCTCTCAGTCCTCGACCTCTCCGTCGTCACCACCGGCACAAAGCCCGCCGCGGCGCTGCGCAACAGCATCGACCTGGCGCGCCATGTCGATGGGCTCGGCTATGTCCGCTATTGGCTCGCCGAGCATCACAACCTCGCCTCCGTCGCGAGCCCGGCGCCCGACGTGATGATCGGGCAGATCGCGGCGGTGACCAAGCACATCCGCGTCGGCTCCGGTGGCGTGATGCTGCCCAATCACGCGCCGCTGGTCGTGGCCGAGCGCTTCAAGATGCTGGAGGCGCTGTTTCCGGGCCGCATCGATCTCGGCCTCGGCCGCGCCCCTGGCACCGACGGCGCCACGGCCTATGCGCTGCGCAGCCGGCTCGACCGTCGCGAAGGCGACGATTTCCTCGAGCGGCTGCACGAATTGATCCTGTGGCAGACCCGGGAATTCCCCTCGGGCCATCCCTATCACAACGTCGTTGCGATGCCCGACGATACGCCGTTGCCGCCGATCTGGCTGCTCGGCTCCAGCGATTATTCGTCGGAGCTCGCCGCGCAAATCGGCATGGGGTTCGCATTCGCCCATCATTTTGCGTCCCACGATGCGATCGATGCGATGGTGTATTATCGCAATCGTTTTCAGCCCTCGGCCTGGAGTGCGAGCCCGCGCGCGATCCTCGCGGTCGCCGTCATTGCGGCCGACACGGATGACGAAGCCGAAAAGCTCGCCGCGTCTTTCGACCTCAACCGCCTGCGCCGGGACCGCGGCCAGTATCTTCCGTTGCCGAGCGTCGAAGAGGCGCTGGCCTATCCCTATACCGACTCGGAGCGCGCCTCGATGCGGCGCAACCGTTCCCGTCTGTTCGTCGGCAGCCGGGCAACCGTGCAGAAGACGCTGCAGCCGTTGATCGATGCGAGCAAGCCGGACGAGTTGATGGTGATTACCGCCGTGTACGATCACGAGGCACGAAAGAAATCATATTCGCTGCTGGCGGAGGCGTTCGGGCTTAAGGCGGTCGGATAA
- a CDS encoding microcin C ABC transporter permease YejB, whose amino-acid sequence MSAYIARRILLMIPTLLGILFVSFIVVQFAPGGPVERVIAQLSGADTGGTSRISGGGDFAQRAPGQLGAGGDAINSKYRGAQGLDPDFIKKLEVQFGFDKPAPERFALMVWNFARFDFGKSYFRDVSVLQLVKEKLPVSISLGIWLTLLTYLISIPLGIRKAVRDGTRFDTWTSSVLVLGYAIPGFLFAILLIILFAGGSFFNWFPLRGLTSDGWSQFPWYWKIIDYFWHLTLPLIAMGLGAFTTMTFLTKNSFLDEIRKQYVMTARAKGCSENRVLYGHVFRNAMLIVIAGFPSTFIHAFFSGSLLIETIFSLDGLGLLSFESVLNRDYPVVFGTLFIFSLVGLVINLISDLTYMWIDPRIDFEAREV is encoded by the coding sequence ATGAGCGCCTACATCGCCCGCCGCATCCTGCTGATGATCCCGACCTTGCTCGGGATCCTCTTCGTCTCCTTCATCGTCGTGCAGTTCGCGCCGGGCGGCCCGGTCGAGCGCGTGATCGCGCAGCTCTCGGGCGCGGACACCGGCGGGACCTCGCGCATTTCGGGCGGCGGCGACTTTGCGCAGCGCGCCCCGGGGCAGTTGGGAGCCGGCGGCGACGCCATCAACTCGAAGTATCGCGGCGCGCAAGGCCTCGATCCCGATTTCATCAAGAAGCTGGAAGTGCAGTTCGGCTTCGACAAGCCGGCGCCGGAGCGCTTCGCGCTGATGGTCTGGAATTTCGCCCGCTTCGATTTCGGCAAGAGCTATTTTCGCGACGTCAGCGTCCTGCAGCTCGTCAAGGAGAAGTTGCCGGTCTCGATCTCGCTCGGCATCTGGCTGACGCTGCTGACCTACCTGATCTCGATTCCGCTCGGCATCCGCAAGGCGGTCAGGGACGGGACGCGCTTCGACACCTGGACGTCGAGCGTGCTCGTACTTGGCTACGCGATTCCCGGCTTTCTATTCGCGATCCTCCTGATCATCCTGTTTGCCGGCGGTTCGTTCTTCAACTGGTTCCCGCTGCGCGGACTGACGTCAGACGGCTGGTCGCAGTTTCCGTGGTATTGGAAGATCATCGATTACTTCTGGCATTTGACGCTGCCGCTGATCGCCATGGGGCTCGGTGCGTTCACCACCATGACGTTCCTGACCAAGAACTCGTTTCTGGACGAGATCCGCAAGCAATACGTGATGACCGCGCGCGCGAAGGGCTGCAGCGAGAATCGGGTGCTTTACGGTCACGTTTTCCGCAACGCGATGCTGATCGTCATCGCCGGCTTTCCCTCGACCTTCATTCACGCCTTCTTCTCGGGCTCGCTTCTGATCGAGACCATCTTCTCGCTGGACGGACTGGGACTGCTCAGTTTCGAGAGCGTTCTCAATCGCGACTACCCCGTGGTGTTCGGCACGCTCTTCATCTTTTCGCTCGTCGGCCTCGTGATCAACCTGATCTCTGACCTGACCTATATGTGGATCGATCCACGAATCGATTTCGAGGCGCGGGAGGTCTGA
- a CDS encoding cytochrome c family protein, with product MDSFELNKILGAVLGTCLLLLVTSFTASALFSPKMPEKPGFEIAVKEDAGHGKEGGAAAAAAEPIEKLLQTASVEKGAAAAKKCGACHTFEKGGPNRVGPNLYGVVGDHVGEGRGGFNFSAAMKAKGGTWDFDALNKFIANPKAAVPGTAMGFAGIPKDSERADVIAYLNSLSDSPKPLPTAAK from the coding sequence ATGGACTCTTTCGAACTGAACAAGATTCTCGGTGCCGTGCTCGGCACCTGTCTCCTTCTGCTGGTGACGAGCTTCACCGCCAGTGCGCTGTTCTCGCCCAAGATGCCGGAGAAGCCGGGCTTCGAGATCGCCGTGAAGGAAGACGCCGGCCACGGCAAGGAAGGCGGCGCTGCCGCCGCGGCTGCCGAGCCGATCGAAAAGCTGCTCCAGACCGCCTCGGTCGAGAAGGGCGCCGCCGCTGCCAAGAAGTGCGGCGCTTGCCACACCTTCGAGAAGGGCGGCCCGAACCGTGTCGGTCCGAACCTCTATGGCGTCGTCGGCGACCATGTTGGCGAGGGCCGCGGCGGCTTCAACTTCTCGGCCGCGATGAAGGCCAAGGGCGGCACCTGGGACTTCGATGCGCTCAACAAGTTCATCGCCAATCCCAAGGCAGCTGTCCCGGGCACCGCGATGGGCTTTGCTGGCATCCCGAAGGATAGCGAGCGTGCCGACGTGATCGCTTACCTGAACAGTCTCTCCGACAGCCCGAAGCCGCTGCCGACCGCGGCGAAGTAA
- a CDS encoding prephenate dehydratase translates to MSKLKIAFQGEPGANSHIAIVEAYPDAEPMPCATFEDALSAISSGEADLGMIPIENSVAGRVADIHHLLPASGLFIIGEWFLPVRHQLMAVKGTRLEDIKSVESHVHALGQCRRIIRKLGIKPIVHADTAGSARDISERNDKSVAAIASRLAAQIYGLDILAEDIEDEAHNTTRFVVLAREPKWAAQGSGPLVTTFVFRVRNLPAALYKALGGFATNGVNMTKLESYMVDGNFFATQFYADVDGHPEDKGLAFAIEELKFFSREFRIVGVYPGHPFRATME, encoded by the coding sequence ATGAGCAAGCTGAAAATCGCATTCCAGGGCGAGCCTGGGGCCAATTCGCACATCGCCATCGTCGAGGCCTATCCCGACGCCGAGCCGATGCCCTGCGCCACCTTCGAGGACGCCTTGTCGGCGATCTCGTCGGGCGAAGCCGATCTCGGCATGATTCCGATCGAGAATTCGGTCGCAGGCCGCGTGGCCGACATCCATCATTTGCTGCCGGCCTCCGGCCTCTTCATCATCGGCGAATGGTTTCTGCCGGTCCGGCATCAGCTGATGGCGGTGAAGGGGACCAGGCTCGAGGACATCAAGAGCGTCGAGAGCCACGTGCACGCGCTCGGCCAATGCCGGCGCATCATTCGCAAGCTTGGCATCAAGCCAATCGTGCACGCCGACACCGCCGGCAGCGCCCGCGACATTTCCGAGCGTAACGACAAGTCCGTCGCCGCGATCGCCTCGCGCCTCGCCGCGCAGATCTACGGCCTCGACATCCTCGCGGAGGACATCGAGGACGAGGCCCACAACACCACGCGCTTCGTGGTGCTCGCGCGCGAACCGAAATGGGCCGCACAGGGCTCCGGTCCGTTGGTCACGACTTTTGTGTTCCGGGTGCGCAATTTGCCCGCCGCGCTCTACAAGGCGCTCGGTGGCTTTGCCACCAACGGCGTCAACATGACCAAGCTCGAGAGCTATATGGTCGACGGCAATTTCTTCGCCACGCAGTTTTATGCCGACGTCGACGGCCACCCCGAGGACAAGGGCCTCGCTTTCGCGATCGAGGAGCTGAAATTCTTCTCACGCGAATTCCGCATCGTTGGCGTGTATCCGGGGCACCCGTTCCGCGCGACGATGGAATAG
- a CDS encoding ABC transporter permease, whose amino-acid sequence MTLAAPTTPIETTAKSPLGSAVPITRKPFVPSPLNRRRWQNFKANRRGYWSFWIFLILFVVSLFAELIANDRPFLIKYDGHLYWPSVVTYSETTFGGDFETAADYRDPYLQKLIRDKGGSIVWPLIRYSYDTHNLDLPTPAPSRPTWMLTEAQCKPVVEKKGLKSCRDLEYNWLGTDDQGRDVVARLIYGFRISVLFGLCLTIVSSIVGIAAGAVQGYFGGWIDLLFQRFIEIWTAIPSLYLLLILSSVLVPGFFVLLGILLLFSWVSLVGLVRAEFLRGRNFEYIQAARALGVSNKVIMFRHLLPNAMVATMTFLPFIVSSSVMTLTALDFLGFGLPPGSPSLGELLSQGKSNVQAPWLGFSGFFSVAIMLSLLIFIGEAVRDAFDPRKTFR is encoded by the coding sequence ATGACGCTGGCCGCCCCCACCACGCCGATCGAAACCACTGCGAAGTCGCCGCTCGGCAGTGCCGTGCCGATCACTCGCAAACCGTTCGTGCCGTCGCCGCTCAACAGGCGCCGCTGGCAGAATTTCAAGGCGAACCGGCGCGGCTATTGGTCGTTCTGGATCTTCCTGATCCTATTTGTGGTGTCGCTGTTCGCCGAGCTGATCGCCAATGATCGGCCGTTCCTGATCAAATATGACGGCCACCTTTATTGGCCGTCCGTCGTCACCTATTCGGAAACCACTTTCGGCGGCGACTTCGAAACCGCGGCCGACTATCGCGATCCCTATTTGCAGAAGCTGATCAGGGACAAGGGCGGCAGCATCGTCTGGCCGCTGATCCGCTATTCCTACGACACCCACAATCTCGATCTGCCGACGCCGGCGCCGTCGCGGCCGACCTGGATGTTGACGGAAGCGCAGTGCAAGCCCGTCGTCGAGAAGAAAGGCCTCAAGAGCTGCCGCGATCTCGAATACAACTGGCTCGGCACCGACGATCAGGGCCGCGACGTGGTGGCGCGGCTGATCTACGGCTTCCGCATCTCAGTGCTGTTCGGCCTCTGCCTGACCATCGTCTCCTCCATCGTCGGCATCGCGGCCGGCGCGGTGCAGGGCTATTTCGGCGGCTGGATCGACCTGTTGTTCCAGCGTTTCATCGAGATATGGACTGCGATCCCTTCGCTCTATCTGCTGCTGATCTTGTCGTCGGTGCTGGTGCCCGGCTTCTTCGTGCTTCTCGGCATCCTGTTGTTATTTTCCTGGGTGTCGCTGGTCGGACTCGTGCGCGCGGAATTCCTGCGCGGGCGCAATTTCGAGTATATCCAGGCGGCGCGGGCGCTCGGCGTGTCGAACAAGGTCATCATGTTCCGGCATCTGTTGCCGAACGCGATGGTCGCGACGATGACGTTCCTGCCGTTCATCGTGTCGAGTTCGGTGATGACGCTGACGGCGCTCGATTTCCTGGGGTTCGGACTGCCGCCCGGCTCGCCGTCGCTCGGCGAGTTGCTGTCGCAGGGCAAGTCCAACGTGCAGGCGCCGTGGCTCGGTTTTTCCGGCTTCTTCTCGGTCGCGATCATGCTGTCGCTTTTGATCTTCATCGGCGAGGCCGTGCGCGACGCATTCGATCCGCGCAAGACGTTCAGGTAA
- a CDS encoding extracellular solute-binding protein — MALTRRDLLLTGTAAATLPALGSVGGLSGVGVAHAQSANEPTWRHALSLFGQIKYPADFKRFDYVNPEAPKGGVARQIAVGTFDNFNIVVSGVKGQVAGAVAFIYESLTTASLDEVSTEYGALAEAVSHPDDFSFVTYRLRPQAKWHDGKPVTADDVIFSLDSFKKHHPQYSAYYSHVTKAEKVGEREVKFVFDAPGNRELPQIVGQLTVLPKHWWEGTDAQGRKRDVSATTLEVPLGSGPYRVKEFVAGRSIALERVKDYWGRDLAANVGRNNFDELRYEYFRDATVAIEAFKADQVDWRTENSAKNWATAYDFPAVTEKRVILEEFANRSSGVMQAFVPNLRRAKFKDPRVRRALNYAFDFEEMNKQIFYGQYKRISSYFDGIDELMATGLPQGKELEILETVRAEVPPEVFTTAYTNPVGGSPEAVRDNLREALRLFKEAGYEVRERKLIDVKTGAQFSLELLNSDPSFERITLFYKPSLERLGIAVSVRTVDPTQYENRTREWDFDIVTNSWGESQSPGNEQREFWSSKTADIAGSRNITGIKNPAVDKLIERVIYAKGRDDLVAATKALDRVLLWNHYVVPQWTYTKVRTARWDRFGRPAELPKYGQSGFPFIWWYDADKAARIAKKS; from the coding sequence TTGGCCCTTACCCGACGCGATCTCCTGCTCACCGGCACTGCTGCCGCAACGCTCCCCGCCCTTGGTTCCGTAGGGGGCCTTTCCGGCGTCGGCGTGGCACACGCGCAATCCGCCAACGAGCCCACCTGGCGGCACGCGCTGTCGCTGTTCGGACAGATCAAATACCCGGCGGATTTCAAGCGCTTCGACTACGTCAATCCGGAAGCGCCCAAGGGCGGCGTCGCGCGCCAGATCGCCGTCGGCACATTCGACAATTTCAACATCGTCGTCTCCGGTGTGAAGGGGCAAGTCGCCGGTGCCGTGGCGTTCATCTACGAATCCCTCACGACGGCCTCGCTTGACGAAGTCTCGACCGAGTACGGCGCGCTGGCCGAGGCCGTCAGCCATCCGGATGATTTCTCCTTCGTGACTTACCGCTTGCGGCCGCAAGCCAAATGGCACGACGGCAAGCCGGTAACCGCGGATGACGTGATCTTCTCGCTCGATTCCTTCAAGAAGCACCACCCGCAGTACTCGGCCTATTACAGCCATGTGACGAAAGCCGAGAAGGTCGGCGAGCGCGAGGTAAAATTCGTGTTCGACGCGCCGGGCAACCGCGAACTGCCGCAGATCGTCGGGCAGCTCACGGTCCTGCCGAAGCATTGGTGGGAGGGCACGGATGCGCAGGGCCGCAAGCGCGATGTCTCCGCCACCACGCTTGAAGTGCCTCTAGGTTCCGGCCCCTATCGGGTCAAGGAATTCGTTGCCGGGCGGTCGATCGCGCTGGAGCGCGTCAAGGATTATTGGGGGCGCGACCTCGCCGCCAATGTGGGCCGCAATAATTTCGACGAGCTGCGCTATGAGTATTTCCGCGACGCCACCGTGGCGATTGAGGCATTCAAGGCCGATCAGGTCGATTGGCGCACCGAGAACAGCGCGAAGAACTGGGCGACAGCCTACGATTTCCCGGCCGTCACCGAAAAACGCGTGATCCTCGAGGAGTTCGCCAATCGCAGCTCGGGCGTCATGCAGGCCTTCGTGCCGAACCTGCGCCGCGCCAAGTTTAAGGATCCGCGCGTGCGACGCGCGCTCAATTACGCGTTCGACTTTGAGGAGATGAACAAGCAGATCTTCTACGGCCAGTACAAGCGCATCAGCAGTTATTTCGACGGCATCGATGAGCTGATGGCGACCGGGTTGCCGCAGGGCAAGGAGCTCGAGATCCTCGAGACAGTCCGCGCCGAGGTCCCGCCCGAAGTCTTCACCACGGCCTACACCAACCCGGTCGGCGGCAGTCCGGAAGCCGTTCGCGACAATCTGCGCGAGGCGCTGCGCCTGTTCAAGGAAGCTGGCTACGAGGTGCGCGAGCGCAAGCTGATCGACGTCAAGACGGGCGCCCAGTTCTCCCTTGAATTGCTGAACTCGGATCCAAGCTTCGAGCGGATCACGCTGTTCTACAAGCCGTCGCTGGAACGGCTCGGCATTGCTGTCAGCGTGCGGACGGTGGATCCCACTCAGTACGAGAACAGGACGCGCGAGTGGGATTTCGACATCGTCACTAACTCCTGGGGCGAGTCGCAGTCGCCGGGTAACGAGCAGCGCGAATTCTGGTCCTCGAAGACGGCTGACATCGCCGGTTCACGCAACATCACCGGCATCAAGAATCCGGCGGTCGACAAGCTGATCGAGCGGGTGATCTACGCCAAGGGTCGCGACGATCTCGTCGCGGCAACCAAGGCACTCGACCGCGTGCTGCTGTGGAATCACTACGTCGTACCGCAGTGGACTTATACGAAGGTGCGCACCGCGCGCTGGGATCGGTTCGGCCGGCCGGCGGAATTACCCAAATACGGTCAGTCCGGCTTCCCGTTCATTTGGTGGTACGACGCGGACAAGGCGGCGCGGATCGCAAAGAAGTCGTGA